The segment GTACTGGAGCTTGATCTGGTAAAGCCCAAATGGACCAAGTCCTAATCAAAAAACTTCAGAATTGCGTAGAAAATGTGTTATCCATTGTAGATTTTAATGAAGGCACGTCAGGCATAGCATGAAGTAGTGATATTAAATTATCATAAACTCTTTAGTTTCTGATCGAAACAGAGATAAATGAAATACAACGCCACATGGTCAAAATTACCGTGGCTGAAAGTGCAATGCCAATTTAAAAAGGTGTAGCCAAATTTACATTATGGgaaacttttttacattttataaaacaaaattagattagcaaaacacttttaccaaggcaaaaaaaatgtacatttaagatttttttttacagaatccAAACAAGCGATGAGTTAATTTCACAAGCGACAGAACATTTTAAGCAGTCccgaaacaaatttaaaaatgccAGATTCTGCAGAAAAAGAATGTACCAAAAACTTGAAGTGATTCGGAAGTGATCAggtatgtgtgtttttggaaGGGGAAGAGACTGTCCTGTCTATCACAGTTCATTCTGATGTATCCTTTcaaaaaagccaaacaaaatTTGAAAGAATAGTTAATATATTATACACACATTATAGTCCGTTTCTGCTCACTCAATCACTTCCGGGTCACTTCCAGCacttggtacattccttttccatCAGGATCTACCGTTTGTAAATTTGCTTcgggactggtaaaaatgttgcGTTGCTCataaaattgtctcaccacttGTAAAAGCGGTTCGgattttaaaatttttttttcttaatttaaattttttttttttgcgttgGTGAAATTTTTTTGCTGATGTcatttaataaaatgtaaaaactctCTAACTTTGAAAAAGTGGTTCATCCTTTGtgaatttgcattgcacttcccagccaccgtacaAAACAGTCAAGAGGCAAGTGACAGCTCTGGTCCTGACTACAAAGCTAAGGCACAACGCACCCTTTCCTAATATTCAAATagttattaatattgttattgtcattattatagGCAAAAATGTGGACACCTTTGTTATAGTCTTAAAAAATAGTGAAACAACtatttcccaaaatgtcaaaatgttccTGTATACCTTGCAAAGCTCAATGTGCCCTTTTAGGGACATTCTTAATTCCAAGGAAATTCAAAACTGATGTTTCTTCAATCATTTTATCTGTCATGAGCAGGAAGCGTGCTTAATGATCAGACAAGCAAACCAGTATTTCAACATTCCTCAGTTTTTACAGCTGCTTTGaaaaatattctgttgtccGCCCACCAAAAGAGTCTTACTGAGTTAGCTGGAGGCAATTACAATGAAGTaaactggaaagaaaaaaaacatgggaTCAAATTTGATGTATGTTTCAAGGCTACAACTGAGTCCGCTGCCTTTTGCAAATTTGACAATTATCGTTCTAGAGGATCTAAAGTAAAGGAAACCTATGCACATGTGCTGTCTGAATCGCAGTTCAAACAAGTAACACCAAGTATAAAGCTATATACGGACACTCTTTTGCTTTAAAGCCACAGAACAAACGTTTCATATGCGGATGATTTTAAAGGCTAATGGGAGAGCAGTGGTCAAGGCAGTTAACATGAAATGTGGACAGAGCATAAAGCAAGCCATAGTGTGCTATCAGCTCATCACAGAGCTGATGGGTCGAGACCACAGAAGCACAGTGGGCCTCTTCACgtgagaaaaacagaacaagagGCCCAGGGAGGAGAGGGGCCTGACAGTACTGATGAAGATTATCTCAGTTAGCCTTTGGTTTTTGCTGTGCTGTAGAACAAAACAGAGCTGGGTGTGGCTAGAGTcaagacagaggaagaggcacACTCCATGGATGAGGCACAGAGAAGGAGTTGGTCTTATTTATGAgtatcaatgtgtgtgtgtgtgtgtgtgtgtgtgtgtgtgtgtgtgtgtgcgtgcgtgcgtgcgtgcgtgcgtgcgtgcgtgcgtgcgtgcgtgcgtgtgtgtgtgtgtgtttgtttgttttaggggCCTTGAAGGTAAGAAGGTAGGTAGCTTAGCAAGAGCAGCCCCCCTGGCTCTCTGAAGGTGAGTCTTTCAGGCTCTGGCTCCCATGGTTGGACATGAGGGTAACATCCCCGTCCATGCTTTCGTTCATCTTCTCACAGATGACGTCCACTAGACGCTCAAACACCTGTTTCACATTGATGTTGTCCTTAGCGCTGGCTTCAAAGAACTGGAAACCTGAGGGAAAAGGAAAAGTACGCCTCTTTAAATATACATAAGACACCATTCATTGACATTAGTGCATAAAAGCTAAGTGTTTGGCAACAAGGCAAAACTGTGTGAACCAAAGAGTTGTTACCTAACTCCTCTGCTAGTCTTTGGCCATCTTCTGTGGGTATGAGCCTGTCGTCCTCCAAATCACACTTGTTACCAACCAGGATCACCTGAGCATTATCCCATGAATATGTCTTGATTTGCGTTGCCCTGTAGCATGAACACAGAGTTTCACAGTCTTTGTGATTAAAGCAGAAAAGAGACtaaataataatacctaagttttatatagcgcttttaaataactcaaagaccctttacaagagagacaaataaataaataaatacaaataaagacatacaagacaagcagacgacaagggaagaggtggaaaaattaatgtgaggggaatgcctgtttgaaaaggtaagtttttaactgtttcttaaatgaaagaagtgagtcagaagcacggatgtgtggggggagagagttcaagagggtgggggcggctatggcaaaggcccggtcccccaaggtacggtgcttggatttagtgatgggagtgaagaggttggagtcagaggatcggagacggcgggaggggtggtagtactggagaaggtcagtgaggtatgggggggccaggttattgagggatttgtacgtggtgagcaggatcttgaaatggatgcgctgttttacagggagccagtggagctgttgaaggacaggggtgatgtggtctctggagcgggagtgggtgagtagccgggcagcagagttctgtacgtattgtaatttttgtagatgggaggagggaagaccatacaggaggctattgcAGTAGTCaagtcgtgaggatataaaagcatgaattagggtttcagcagcggatttggagagagtgggacggaggcgggcgatgttgcggaggtgaaagaaggcagttttggtgatgtgacggatgtggggttggaaggagagagtctgatcgaagatgacgATTGAAGggtggaaacagtggcagcgctgattgttttggtggaaaggtagagttgggtgtcgtcggcgtaacagtgaaattggagtccatgatggcgaatgatgtgaccaaggggtaggatgtacagaatgaaaaggaggggaccaagcaccgagcctTGAGGGACACCATGGGTTACTGAAATGGAGTGGGATGAGCAGTTGTTCATGGAGATGaattgctgtctgtctgtgaggtaGGATGAGAGCCAGGAGAGGGCTGAACCAGTTATGCCAGTGTAATGCTGTAAGCGGTGGAGCAGGATGGAGTGGTCGATGGTGTCAAAGGCTGGACTGAGGTCGAGGAGTAGGAGAATTGAGAGGGAGCCAGAGTCTGAGGCGAGCAGGAGGTCGTTGGTGACTTTGATGAGGGCTGTTTCGGTGCTGTGGTGGGTCCGGAATCCTGATTGAAATGTCTCAAGTAAGTCAGAGGGGAGGAGATGGTGTTTCAATTGACCGGCAACAGTTCGTTCCAGAATTTTAGAAATGAATGGGAGATTGGAGATGGGGCGGAAATTATCAGGGTTTTCATGATCCAGTCCAGGTTTTTTGAGTATGGGTGTGATGGCAAGTTTAAAGGTGGAGGGAACAGTACCAGAGGTGAGTGAAGAGTTGATGATGTCCAGGATAATAGGAGTGAGGCAGGGAAGACATGATTTGACAAGTGAGGATGGCATGGGGTCCAGGAGACAGGTGGAGAGTTTGATGTTTAAGAAATGTCAGAGGTTGTTATAGGTGAGAATGAGGCAAGGGTGGACAATGGGATTTGAGGGGGGGCAGGGTGCGGAGCAGGGCTAGTTATTGTTGTGGTGGAGAGCTGTTGGTGTATGTTGGCAATTTTGGATTTGAAAAAGTCCAGGAGATTATTGCACTTTTCTATGGTAAATGATTGAGAGACCTTGTCCTTTGGATTTAGCAGTTTGTTGATGGTGGAGAAGAGAGTGCGGGGGTTTGGGGAGCCAGAGTGAATGATGTCCGAGTAGAATGCAGAGCGGGCAGAGATGAGTGCGGTTCTGTAGAGGTTGGTGGGATCTGAGAGAGCTTGCTTGTGAACTGTGAGACCGGTTTTCCTGACAAGACGTTCCAGTTGTCTGCGTTGTTTTTTGAGAGAGTGAAGTTCGGGGTGTACCAGGGGGCAGAGCGGGCGAAGGAGACAGATGTTGTTCTGACTGGAGCAAGTTGATTGAGGCAGGTGGAGAGGGTGTTATTGTAATTGGTGACCAGGTCGTCAGGGGTTGGTTCCTCAGGGAGAATTGATGTTGAGAAGGAGTCGGatatgagggaggagagggtgcTGGGGCATAGGGACTTGAGGTTCCGAAAAGAAATGGTTCGAGTCTGGTTTTGCAGGGGGCTAGGAATATTGATCTGAAAAGTTATGGCCAGGTGGTCAGAGATGGTGAGGTCAGTGTGTGAGAGGGTGTCAATATGGAGGCCAGTGGAGCAGACCAAGTCCAGAATGTGTCCGGGGGTGTGGGTAGGGAAGTTGACATGCTGGGTGAAATTAAAACTATTTAAAATGTCCAGAAAGTCAACGGTGGTTTTGCAGGTGTTAGCGTCAATGTGGATGTTGAAGTCACCTAAGAGTAGTATGGATGATGAGACTGTGCAGAGTTGTGTAATGAATTCAGTAAAATCTGAGAGGAAGGACGGGTTGGGTTTGGGAGAACGGTAGATGATAGAGATGGTCACGGGGGTGGAGCCAGGAAGTTTGAAGGAGAGATGTTCAAAAGTGGGGACAGCAGGAATGGAGAGGGGTCGAGGTTTTAGGGTTTGCCGGTGGATGGCAGCAATGCCCCTGCCTCGGCCTTCAAAACGTGGTTTGTCCATGTAAGAGAATCCAGAAGGGGTGGTTTGATTTAGGGTGAAAAATTCTGAGGGTTTttgccaggtttcagtgagacAGAGAAGATCTAGGTGTGAGTCCGTTATGAATTTGTTGAtcaggaggcttttattgttgAGAGATCTTGTGTTGAGCAGAGCAAGTTTGAGAGGcttttgttttggaggagcatGGGAGGAAGTGGGTACAGGGCGGAGGTAGAAAAAGTTGACTTGACGGATGTTCTGatgatgtgtgttgttgtggagACGGGACACGGAAGTGGAGTGGAAGCCGGTCCACACTGTTGGAATGCTGTCTGTAGGTATGGAATTGTAGATTAATTTACGGCAGGAGCCTCTATGGATGTAGGGGCGACGGCGTAGTAGTccgaagtgttttattttggtgatgaGATCCGGAGCAGGAGGGGTGAAGTGGATATGCCGGTGTAGCTGTAGAGCTGTGTAGCGGAGTGCCATGGTGGAGACAGTGGTGTAGATCAGCAGCAGATGGAGTATGATGAGAGGTACGAAGATTTGTGGAACCAGGAGCTGCAATAGTAGCCGGAGGAGACCGATGGCTTGGTTTGGTCGAGCTGTTGAGGCTGCCCGGCGGAATCGAGTGTTAGCCCGACCACCGGACAGCTATATGACAGCTCAGAGAGCAGGACCGAAGCTTGAAAAGAGgtcaagaaagaaaaatcctttCCCTCACGGCTACAAAAAACAGCAGGAAGACGAGGTAAGTAGAGGTAAGCAGAGAGCTTTGATTCCTGGAGGGAGAAGCGGCAGCCAAACGCGCCAGCGTCCTCTCCCCTCGAGCCAGGACCCTTCTATTgaagtcatttttatttattatttatttatttttattttatttagtcaaatacatttttgaagCAAAACAACATGTTACATAATTATGGGgcaccgtttgtaaagttgtgcacactgaataTAACGGCAAAAATTCTCCACAATTTAGCCCCAGAACTTCATGAAAAACGTAGTGgggatttttaaaagtcactttttcatCACATTTAGAGTAATATTcatgatcttcttcacatttaattttgttttgaaaagtatatttaagttacaatcactgttaaatccaactgctaaatataaatctaaatgttaaatataaattataaatataaatgttaaatataagtgttaaataaatataaatgtgaaatgttaactataaatgttgatgttaaatctaaagGTTGGAATATCTGTattgctttatgaagcttttattttggtattaaTGGCGCCCCATACAAACTGATACTGCAACCTAGCAGAAGTACAAAAAtcaaagcttcataaagcgatacagaaatacagaaatcctaaccatagtctgtcagtaatgactcctacgggttaccACCCGTACTGCTCGCCATAAAAAAGATGGAATGGCAGTTTTGAGGGCGTTAAGAGGTTTCACAACACTCATACAcagtactgacccagtctatggtatggaaaagctaagttgctattgctaagtctgtattgctttattaagcttttattttggtatttccactaggcggcagtgtgaatttgcatttcAGCTAAATATTcaggattgcagagcaacatttaacatttagacttaacatttatatttatatatagcaTTTCAATTAAACATTCATTGTAATGTataaaatgtgaagaagatcacagatATTGCTCTAAATGGGAATATTTCTGAATATGAATTTGATGTCCAACTCACCAGTCCTGAACTGCATTGAAGGAGTCTTGGTTAGTGATGTCATATATTAGCAGGAAGCCCATAGCCCCTCTGTAGTATGCTGTGGTAATGGTACGATAGCGCTCTTGGCCTGCCGTGTCCTGTATATACAcccacaaccacacacacacccacacacacaaacatacacaaccacacacacatgcacgcacacaaaatatatttaaagagtAAAACAAATAGGAAAACATCAATCTACCAGTGATCAGTCAACACATGATTTTAAACCACAGGGGGGCAGTATTGTCGTAACTATGACCTGTTGCTGCACTATATAGGCCTACCTTGTACTGTACTATAAATAACCAGCTCTACTACAGGTCTACTTCAAAACTACTGCCTTCATAAAAATGTGGTATTATACAGACTGAGGAAAACTTACTGTAATTCCAGCCTGTTTCCATCAAGATGAGAATCTTGTCTGAAGGAAATGATCTTGCATCTCTATTTGTGTTTGAAAAtactttcatgtttttgtaaCAAGAGTAAAAAATGACACCAGggcacatactgtatatcacaTCAAAATGTCACATGATGCTCTTCACACAGTCTATCACAAGATGGCATTTAGATAGGAGCTACTGCCTCAATCATTCCTCATGGAACCAGGACCTATGGTCTGCATTAATACACGGCCAGCAGggagaaacacagagataagAGAAAGGCAGGCCTCACAGATAATCATGGGAGGAGGGGTTGCCCTGCTTTATTGTCTTCCAGTTTATCAGAAGCATCTACTAATTAAACGGAGGCTGTGTGTGATGTCCCAGACAACAGAAAGATCAAACAGGTTGTTGGAAGAGTAACTATCCTCCACTCTGAGTGTTACTTGGAAACCTGTCGGAGTCCTTTTTGTGTTGGGggcctgtgtgttttttgtgtttgtctaaTGTTTCCctccctttgtgtgtgtgtgtgtgtgtgtgtgtgtgtgtgtgtgtgtgtgtgtgtgtgtgtgtgtatgtgtgtgtgtgtgtgtgtgtgtgtgtgtgtgtgtgtgactgtgtgactgtgtgtcagAGGAGGGGGTTGTCCAGGTAACTGGAGGCCATTGAGGGTTATGAATGTTCCATTACAGCTGGGACTCCTCTGCCCAAAATTATCCTTCTCACTTTACAAAAAGGACAACACTGAAGGCAGCATCCCTCCtatcagagaaaaataaactgtTAACCTTGCCATGGCatatcatttcatttcatccaGGCTCTTCTCCTTTCCAGGTGCTTTTTTTTGGTTATCTCATCCATACAGGGATGAACAAATATGAACCTGGGTAATTGGACATGGTTGCTATAATTAACCCC is part of the Notolabrus celidotus isolate fNotCel1 chromosome 20, fNotCel1.pri, whole genome shotgun sequence genome and harbors:
- the rab3db gene encoding RAB3D, member RAS oncogene family, b is translated as MASNDSRLQQQPSQKDAADQNFDYMFKLLIIGNSSVGKTSFLFRYADDSFTSAFVSTVGIDFKVKTVFRNDKRIKLQIWDTAGQERYRTITTAYYRGAMGFLLIYDITNQDSFNAVQDWATQIKTYSWDNAQVILVGNKCDLEDDRLIPTEDGQRLAEELGFQFFEASAKDNINVKQVFERLVDVICEKMNESMDGDVTLMSNHGSQSLKDSPSESQGGCSC